Proteins from a genomic interval of Salinarchaeum sp. Harcht-Bsk1:
- a CDS encoding redoxin domain-containing protein, with translation MVDFEVVDLPETDHVAVGEQAPDFERPLVNDEFWEDVALSDLTAEGPVLLVFHPMDGAFPATYVWSEIRDREWTSAFDAQIVGCSISSPYEHKDLIADSGIDASLFSDPAADVAETYGVENDLDGMAGITEHRPAVYLLDEERVVQYAWVAEQWPDFPPYDEVEDALGGL, from the coding sequence ATGGTCGACTTCGAGGTCGTCGATCTGCCCGAGACCGACCACGTCGCCGTGGGCGAGCAGGCGCCGGACTTCGAGCGCCCGCTCGTCAACGACGAGTTCTGGGAAGACGTTGCCCTCTCCGATCTCACCGCCGAGGGGCCCGTACTCCTCGTGTTCCACCCGATGGACGGCGCGTTCCCGGCGACGTACGTCTGGAGCGAGATCCGCGACCGGGAGTGGACGAGCGCGTTCGACGCCCAGATCGTCGGCTGTTCGATCTCCTCGCCCTACGAGCACAAGGACCTGATCGCGGACAGCGGGATCGACGCGTCGCTATTCTCCGATCCCGCCGCTGACGTCGCCGAAACCTACGGCGTCGAGAACGACCTCGACGGCATGGCCGGTATCACCGAGCACCGCCCCGCCGTCTACCTGCTCGACGAGGAGCGGGTCGTGCAGTACGCCTGGGTCGCCGAGCAGTGGCCCGACTTCCCGCCCTACGACGAGGTCGAGGACG
- a CDS encoding glutathione S-transferase N-terminal domain-containing protein, with translation MPAESAEEQPAITLYRLQACPYCERVVRRLHELDLDFQSRFVEPMHGDRDVVKRVSGVRTVPVIVDRTTGVTMAESANIVDYLDGTYGAEADDADAAPATGGDA, from the coding sequence ATGCCAGCCGAATCGGCCGAGGAGCAGCCAGCGATCACGCTGTACCGGCTCCAGGCCTGCCCGTACTGCGAGCGGGTCGTCCGCCGCCTGCACGAACTCGACCTCGACTTCCAGTCCCGCTTCGTCGAACCCATGCACGGAGACCGGGACGTCGTCAAGCGCGTCTCGGGCGTCCGGACGGTTCCCGTGATCGTCGACCGGACCACCGGCGTCACGATGGCGGAGAGCGCGAACATCGTCGACTATCTCGACGGCACGTACGGCGCCGAAGCCGACGATGCGGACGCTGCTCCCGCGACTGGAGGTGACGCCTGA
- a CDS encoding Hsp20/alpha crystallin family protein: MARNPFSELERLFDRMESQFEGQASFGSTVAVDVVDEDDQFVVEAELPGFEAGDLELTYSEGRLSIVAEREEHVEADYVRSERKHAVERTVRLPEPVDADAIDADLDDRGVLRVTLPKEAPAEAGKRIEIGE, encoded by the coding sequence ATGGCACGCAACCCCTTCAGCGAACTCGAGCGGCTGTTCGACCGGATGGAATCGCAGTTCGAGGGGCAGGCCAGTTTCGGGAGCACCGTCGCCGTCGACGTGGTCGACGAGGACGACCAGTTCGTCGTCGAGGCGGAACTGCCGGGCTTCGAGGCGGGCGACCTCGAACTCACCTACTCGGAGGGCCGTCTCTCCATCGTGGCCGAGCGAGAGGAACACGTCGAGGCCGACTACGTCCGCAGCGAGCGCAAGCACGCCGTCGAGCGGACCGTCCGGCTGCCCGAACCGGTCGACGCCGACGCGATCGACGCGGACCTCGACGACCGGGGCGTCCTCCGAGTCACGCTCCCCAAGGAAGCGCCTGCGGAGGCGGGCAAGCGCATCGAGATCGGGGAGTAG